A window of the Streptomyces luomodiensis genome harbors these coding sequences:
- a CDS encoding UdgX family uracil-DNA binding protein (This protein belongs to the uracil DNA glycosylase superfamily, members of which act in excision repair of DNA. However, it belongs more specifically to UdgX branch, whose founding member was found to bind uracil in DNA (where it does not belong), without cleaving it, appears to promote DNA repair by a pathway involving RecA, rather than base excision.): MAGTKSPEDAYTAAPFVPEGADLGALREAAAGCHGCPLHRAATRTVFGAGDPAARVLLVGEQPGDQEDRQGKPFVGPAGKVLDRALDEAGIDPDETYITNAVKHFKFTHVPERGKRRIHKPPSLREISACGPWLEAEVELIEPEVIVALGATAGKALLGPSFRVTKQRGTRLESDASGPARGGLVVPTIHPSAVLRADDREAVYGGLVADLRVAAEVLG; this comes from the coding sequence ATGGCCGGTACGAAGAGCCCCGAGGACGCGTACACCGCCGCCCCCTTCGTCCCGGAGGGCGCCGACCTGGGCGCGCTCCGGGAGGCGGCGGCCGGATGCCACGGCTGCCCGCTGCACCGCGCCGCCACCCGCACGGTCTTCGGCGCCGGAGACCCGGCCGCCCGGGTCCTGCTCGTCGGCGAGCAGCCGGGCGACCAGGAGGACCGGCAGGGCAAGCCCTTCGTGGGCCCGGCGGGCAAGGTCCTCGACCGGGCCCTGGACGAGGCCGGGATCGACCCGGACGAGACATACATCACCAACGCCGTCAAACACTTCAAGTTCACCCACGTCCCCGAACGCGGCAAGCGGCGCATCCACAAGCCGCCGAGCCTGCGCGAGATCTCCGCCTGCGGGCCGTGGCTCGAGGCCGAGGTGGAATTGATCGAGCCCGAGGTGATCGTGGCGCTCGGCGCCACGGCGGGGAAGGCGCTGCTGGGCCCGTCGTTCCGGGTGACCAAGCAGCGCGGGACGCGGCTGGAGAGCGACGCGTCGGGACCGGCGCGCGGTGGGCTGGTCGTCCCCACGATCCACCCGTCGGCGGTGCTGCGGGCCGATGACCGGGAGGCGGTCTACGGGGGCCTGGTGGCGGACCTGAGGGTCGCGGCGGAGGTGCTCGGCTAG
- a CDS encoding GNAT family N-acetyltransferase, whose amino-acid sequence MSLRFELDPETTPELLDSICALWADVSNAGGAVGFLPPVVKDDVRPDLLKHLAAMAEGRSRLLIGRDQGGAVAATAFFTFNTHRLMRHWCWLYTVMVHPSHQGKGQGRALMAAAEGAARGMDGIQGIRLTCRGGTGANRFYEACGYKEVGRVPEAIRVADDDFRDDVTMWLPLN is encoded by the coding sequence ATGTCCCTGCGCTTCGAACTCGACCCCGAGACCACCCCTGAGCTGCTCGACTCCATCTGCGCCCTGTGGGCCGACGTCTCGAACGCGGGGGGCGCCGTCGGCTTCCTGCCGCCCGTGGTCAAGGACGACGTACGGCCCGATCTGCTCAAGCACCTCGCCGCGATGGCGGAGGGCCGCAGCCGCCTGCTCATCGGCCGCGACCAGGGCGGCGCGGTGGCCGCCACCGCCTTCTTCACCTTCAACACCCACCGGCTGATGCGCCACTGGTGCTGGCTCTACACCGTGATGGTGCACCCCTCCCACCAGGGCAAGGGGCAGGGCCGCGCCCTTATGGCCGCCGCCGAGGGCGCCGCCCGCGGTATGGACGGCATCCAGGGCATCCGGCTCACCTGCCGCGGCGGCACCGGGGCAAACCGCTTCTACGAGGCGTGCGGCTACAAGGAGGTCGGGCGGGTGCCCGAGGCGATCAGGGTCGCGGACGACGACTTCCGGGACGACGTCACCATGTGGCTGCCGCTGAATTGA
- a CDS encoding DUF4229 domain-containing protein, which translates to MSFTPSAAFRYTLMRLGIFVGSFLAIWALVYFRVLPSGLGDSNLFWVALLALVVSAPLSWVMLRKPREAMAVQVAEKVDRAKERLAANQSQEDGV; encoded by the coding sequence GTGTCCTTCACGCCGAGCGCCGCGTTCCGCTACACCCTCATGCGCCTGGGCATCTTCGTCGGCTCCTTCCTGGCCATCTGGGCCCTGGTCTACTTCCGGGTGCTGCCCTCCGGCCTCGGCGACTCCAACCTCTTCTGGGTGGCGCTGCTCGCGCTGGTCGTCTCCGCGCCGCTCAGCTGGGTCATGCTGCGCAAGCCACGGGAGGCCATGGCCGTCCAGGTCGCCGAGAAGGTGGACCGCGCCAAGGAGCGGCTGGCCGCGAACCAGAGCCAGGAGGACGGCGTCTGA
- a CDS encoding dicarboxylate/amino acid:cation symporter, with protein sequence MSSALKAAPQGPSSFRLPKVPFWAQILLGLVLGVVLGWIARSGDVGWLVTTLDKIGSIFVQLLKLAVAPLVFFAILISITNLRNVNNAARLATRTLLWFMATSLIAVAIGLAIGLVTNPGAGTDLTPKDGAKPDHAGSWLDFLTGIVPTDVITPFTELNVLQIVFIAAVAGVAALQLGEKAQPILTLSQSVLELLQKALWWVIRLAPLGTLGLIGTAIADYGWNLIGKYATFTADIYIGCALVMFGVYPLLLATVAKVNPLSFFKGAWPAIQLAFVSRSSVGTMPLTQKVTERLGVPKEYASFAVPFGSTTKMDGCASIYPAIAAIFIAQIFDVHLGVGDYLLIAFVSVIGSAATAGLTGATVMLTLTLSTLGLPLEGVGLLMAIDPVLDMMRTATNVAGQSLIPVIVSAREKILDRDAYAHASASPLDDSDEPEPRLAAA encoded by the coding sequence TTGTCGTCCGCCCTCAAGGCGGCCCCCCAGGGGCCGTCGTCCTTCCGCCTGCCCAAGGTGCCGTTCTGGGCCCAGATCCTGCTGGGGCTCGTCCTCGGCGTGGTGCTCGGCTGGATCGCCCGCAGCGGTGATGTCGGCTGGCTGGTCACCACGCTCGACAAGATCGGATCGATCTTCGTCCAGCTGCTGAAGCTCGCCGTCGCCCCGCTGGTGTTCTTCGCGATCCTGATCTCGATCACCAATCTGCGGAACGTCAACAACGCCGCCCGGCTGGCGACCCGCACCCTGCTGTGGTTCATGGCCACCTCGCTCATAGCCGTGGCCATCGGCCTCGCGATCGGCCTGGTCACCAACCCCGGCGCCGGCACCGACCTGACCCCCAAGGACGGTGCCAAGCCCGACCACGCGGGCTCCTGGCTGGACTTCCTCACCGGCATCGTGCCGACCGACGTCATCACGCCGTTCACCGAGCTGAACGTCCTCCAGATCGTCTTCATCGCCGCCGTCGCGGGCGTGGCCGCCCTCCAGCTCGGCGAGAAGGCCCAGCCCATCCTCACCCTGAGCCAGTCGGTGCTCGAACTGCTCCAGAAGGCCCTGTGGTGGGTCATCCGCCTCGCCCCGCTGGGCACCCTCGGCCTGATCGGCACCGCCATCGCCGACTACGGCTGGAACCTGATCGGCAAGTACGCGACCTTCACCGCCGACATCTACATCGGCTGCGCGCTGGTGATGTTCGGCGTCTACCCGCTGCTCCTCGCGACGGTCGCCAAGGTCAACCCCCTGAGCTTCTTCAAGGGCGCCTGGCCCGCCATCCAGCTCGCCTTCGTCTCCCGCTCCTCGGTCGGCACCATGCCGCTGACCCAGAAGGTCACCGAGCGCCTCGGCGTCCCCAAGGAGTACGCCTCCTTCGCGGTGCCCTTCGGCTCGACGACGAAGATGGACGGCTGCGCCTCGATCTACCCGGCGATCGCCGCGATCTTCATCGCCCAGATCTTCGACGTCCACCTCGGTGTCGGCGACTACCTCCTGATCGCCTTCGTCTCCGTGATCGGCTCCGCCGCCACCGCCGGCCTTACGGGTGCCACAGTCATGCTGACCCTGACCCTCTCCACCCTGGGCCTCCCCCTGGAGGGCGTCGGCCTGCTGATGGCCATCGACCCGGTCCTGGACATGATGCGGACCGCCACCAACGTGGCCGGGCAGTCGCTGATCCCGGTGATCGTCTCGGCCCGCGAGAAGATCCTCGACCGCGACGCCTACGCCCACGCCAGCGCGTCCCCGCTGGACGACAGCGACGAGCCGGAGCCCCGACTGGCCGCCGCGTAA
- a CDS encoding DMT family transporter — MAWVLLLTAGLFEICWSIGMKLSDGFTRLWPSVITVAGLIVSMGLLSVAVRSLPIGTAYGVWVGIGAVGTALLGMVLFHEPVTPARVFFLLLLVVAIVGLEATAGE, encoded by the coding sequence ATGGCATGGGTCCTGCTGCTCACGGCCGGGCTGTTCGAGATCTGCTGGTCGATCGGCATGAAGCTGAGCGACGGCTTCACCCGGCTGTGGCCCAGCGTGATCACCGTCGCCGGTCTGATCGTGAGCATGGGGCTGCTGAGCGTGGCCGTGCGGAGCCTGCCCATCGGCACGGCCTACGGCGTCTGGGTCGGCATCGGCGCGGTCGGCACCGCGCTGCTGGGCATGGTCCTCTTCCACGAACCGGTCACCCCGGCCCGGGTCTTCTTCCTGCTCCTGCTGGTGGTGGCCATCGTGGGCCTGGAGGCCACGGCAGGCGAGTGA
- a CDS encoding alpha/beta hydrolase yields MPNRRRAVTALTALAAVPLLPAPAEARSPEALAGRRTADRARLLAADRVSERVLDLTIDSPALGREGHARVLLPTGYDRSPHRRWPVLYLLHGCCDPGPGWEAWTLNTDVEGITADVPALIVSPEGGPVGFYSNWWNGGHYGPPAWETFHLAELRPLLERALRSNGRRAIAGLSMGGFGALCYAARHPRLFRAAASFSGVIHTTSDPSGVQDILTGYGADPAGLWGDPAAQSALWDAHNPYALIPRLPRGYPLYLACGNGAPGPLDPPDRPEDGLERGLGEMARAYLRRARGHGLAVTAHLYGPGTHTWPYWERELTRALPLLTAPLT; encoded by the coding sequence ATGCCGAACCGCCGCCGAGCCGTCACCGCGCTGACCGCGCTGGCCGCCGTACCGCTCCTCCCCGCCCCCGCGGAAGCCCGTTCCCCGGAAGCCCTCGCCGGACGCCGGACGGCCGACCGCGCGCGCCTGCTCGCCGCGGACCGCGTCAGCGAACGCGTCCTGGACCTGACCATCGACTCCCCCGCCCTGGGCCGCGAGGGCCATGCCCGCGTCCTCCTCCCCACCGGCTACGACCGCAGCCCCCACCGCCGCTGGCCCGTCCTCTATCTCCTGCACGGCTGCTGCGACCCGGGCCCCGGCTGGGAGGCATGGACCCTCAACACCGATGTCGAGGGCATCACCGCCGACGTCCCGGCCCTGATCGTCTCCCCCGAGGGCGGCCCGGTCGGCTTCTACTCGAACTGGTGGAACGGCGGCCACTACGGCCCGCCCGCCTGGGAGACCTTCCACCTGGCCGAGCTGCGCCCCCTCCTGGAGCGCGCCTTACGGTCCAACGGCCGCCGCGCGATCGCCGGTCTGTCCATGGGCGGCTTCGGCGCCCTCTGCTACGCCGCCCGCCATCCCCGCCTCTTCCGCGCGGCGGCCTCCTTCAGCGGCGTCATCCACACCACCTCGGACCCCAGCGGCGTTCAGGACATCCTTACCGGCTACGGCGCCGACCCGGCGGGCCTGTGGGGAGACCCCGCCGCCCAGTCCGCGCTCTGGGACGCCCACAACCCGTACGCCCTCATCCCCCGGCTCCCCCGCGGCTACCCGCTCTACCTCGCCTGCGGCAACGGCGCCCCGGGCCCCCTCGACCCGCCGGACCGTCCCGAGGACGGCCTGGAGCGCGGCCTCGGCGAGATGGCCCGCGCTTACCTGCGCCGCGCCCGCGGCCACGGCCTGGCCGTCACCGCCCACCTCTACGGCCCCGGCACCCACACCTGGCCCTACTGGGAACGCGAACTCACCCGCGCCCTCCCCCTCCTCACCGCCCCGCTCACCTGA